Proteins from one Flammeovirgaceae bacterium genomic window:
- a CDS encoding N-acetylmuramoyl-L-alanine amidase has translation MKKKCFPTRSGTVSRCLAFSEKFTTLRKVIANSPDIVKPVKNIGFKALLIAITLLISSASPLPTDFTVDTVVIDAGHGGHDPGTHGVKVLEKNITLSVALKVGNYIKQYVPGVKVIYTRTDDRYIALDERANIANKNKADLFISIHANALSRPEVHGTETYVMGPHKVDGNLEVAKRENAVILLDANHEERYEGFDPNSPESYILFSLAQSAYQESSVKLADLIENQFKDRVGRRSLGVKQAGFWVLWRTSMPSVLVEVGYLTNPNEEKYLGSERGQDLIASGIYRAFKEYKNQIESVN, from the coding sequence ATGAAAAAAAAATGCTTTCCCACGCGTTCTGGTACGGTTTCCAGGTGTTTAGCTTTTAGTGAAAAATTCACAACTTTGCGTAAAGTTATTGCAAATAGTCCAGACATTGTTAAGCCTGTGAAGAATATCGGATTCAAAGCCCTGCTCATAGCAATAACCTTGCTAATCTCCTCTGCGTCCCCTTTGCCCACTGATTTTACGGTTGATACCGTGGTGATCGATGCCGGCCATGGCGGCCACGACCCCGGCACCCACGGGGTCAAGGTGCTGGAGAAGAACATCACCTTAAGCGTGGCCTTGAAGGTGGGAAATTACATCAAGCAATATGTGCCAGGCGTAAAGGTGATTTATACAAGGACGGACGACCGCTACATTGCCCTTGACGAGCGGGCCAATATCGCCAATAAAAACAAAGCAGACTTGTTTATTTCCATCCATGCCAATGCCCTAAGCCGCCCGGAGGTGCACGGCACGGAGACTTATGTGATGGGGCCGCATAAGGTGGACGGAAACCTGGAGGTGGCCAAGAGGGAAAATGCCGTCATCCTGCTGGACGCCAACCATGAAGAACGCTATGAAGGTTTCGACCCCAATTCGCCCGAGTCCTACATATTGTTTTCCCTGGCGCAAAGTGCCTATCAGGAGAGCAGCGTGAAGCTGGCCGACCTTATCGAAAACCAATTTAAAGACCGGGTGGGAAGGCGGAGCCTGGGGGTAAAACAAGCAGGGTTTTGGGTACTTTGGCGAACCAGCATGCCCAGTGTGCTTGTTGAGGTAGGGTACCTGACCAATCCAAATGAAGAAAAGTACCTGGGCAGCGAGCGGGGCCAGGATTTGATCGCCTCAGGCATATATCGCGCCTTCAAAGAGTACAAAAACCAAATTGAATCCGTAAACTAG
- a CDS encoding MCE family protein translates to MNKEVKVGLFVTIALALLYFGFNYLKGIDFLSSTNKFYAIYDNVDQLAVSNPVLVNGYAVGRVSNIRIVQGKENKVLVELEIDSDIIVGDSATAILNSDFLGSKSILLNIGNKLKPLNPGDTILAEAARGIFDVFTETAEPVANNVQTTLRKLNTVLDNLASNSARLDTLFMKLTYTPGLVNRALITTDDKMKELSASFKLTSDNLSIALRDLRPVIGNFKAFSDTLKQMELNKTVAKTQQTLDNLNRALSKLNNDDNTVSKLLKDDSLYLNLNRLLLNLDTLAIHFDNNPKHFLAPLGKSKKRIERDRRKSEGKN, encoded by the coding sequence GTGAATAAAGAGGTAAAAGTAGGTTTGTTCGTGACCATTGCGTTGGCACTGTTGTATTTTGGGTTTAATTACCTGAAAGGCATAGATTTCCTTAGCTCCACCAACAAGTTTTACGCCATCTACGACAACGTGGACCAACTGGCGGTGTCCAACCCGGTGCTTGTAAATGGTTATGCCGTGGGAAGGGTAAGCAATATCCGGATTGTGCAAGGAAAGGAAAACAAAGTGCTGGTGGAGTTGGAAATTGACTCCGATATCATTGTGGGCGATTCCGCCACCGCCATCCTCAACAGCGATTTTCTTGGAAGCAAGTCCATTTTATTGAATATCGGAAATAAATTAAAGCCCCTTAACCCCGGGGATACCATATTGGCCGAGGCGGCCCGGGGCATCTTTGACGTATTTACCGAAACCGCTGAGCCCGTGGCCAACAATGTGCAGACGACCCTGCGAAAGCTGAACACGGTCCTGGACAACCTTGCCAGCAACTCGGCAAGGCTGGACACGCTCTTTATGAAACTCACGTACACACCAGGCCTTGTCAACCGTGCCCTGATCACCACCGATGACAAGATGAAGGAGTTGTCGGCAAGCTTCAAGCTCACTTCGGACAACCTCTCCATTGCATTGCGGGATTTGAGGCCTGTCATTGGAAATTTTAAAGCCTTCTCCGATACGTTGAAGCAAATGGAACTGAACAAGACGGTGGCCAAGACGCAGCAAACCCTGGACAACCTCAACCGGGCACTTTCCAAACTCAATAATGACGACAATACGGTAAGCAAATTGCTAAAGGACGATTCGCTGTACCTCAACCTCAACCGCCTATTATTGAACCTGGATACCCTTGCCATTCACTTTGACAACAACCCTAAGCATTTTTTGGCACCCCTCGGAAAGAGTAAAAAAAGGATAGAAAGGGACAGGAGGAAATCGGAAGGGAAGAATTAG
- the lysS gene encoding lysine--tRNA ligase translates to MQLSEQETIRRQALKDLVKLGIDPYPADLFHVNASARDILENYPKQKIEYKNVSIAGRIMARRIMGNASFATLQDATGRIQVYVRRDDICPGEDKTLYNTVFKKLLDIGDIIGVEGYVFTTKTGEISIYATGFKILSKSLRPLPIVKETVDESGKATLHDAFTDPEQRYRMRYVDLVVNPHVKEAFVKRTKLVNSMREYLNGKGYLEVETPILQPLYGGAAARPFKTHHNTLDMTLYLRIANELYLKRLIVGGLEGVYEFSKDFRNEGMSRFHNPEFTQVELYVAYKDYNWMMDLVEEMIEKVALDLHGTTKVKVGDNEIDFQRPWKRFTMYGAIQHFTGIDISEMTEEELRKTCKELNVKVDESMGKGKLIDEIFGEKCEPNLIQPTYITDYPIEMSPLAKKHRSKPGLVERFEAICNGKEICNAFSELNDPLDQRARFEEQLELGKRGDEEAMTLDEDYLRALEFGMPPTAGLGIGIDRLAMIMTNSTSIQDVIFFPQMKPEKRAANIALELGDVGIREELLPVFQKLSITTKAKLKEQKATKLFNDVCGMRKKMKLEGVKNPTLEEVEGWLANL, encoded by the coding sequence CTTGTTCCATGTCAATGCTTCCGCCAGGGACATACTTGAAAACTATCCAAAACAGAAGATCGAGTACAAAAACGTTTCCATTGCGGGCCGGATAATGGCCAGGCGGATCATGGGAAATGCTTCCTTTGCCACCCTACAGGATGCCACCGGGAGGATACAGGTGTATGTGCGAAGGGACGACATTTGCCCGGGCGAAGACAAAACCCTTTACAATACCGTTTTTAAAAAACTGCTCGACATTGGCGATATCATCGGGGTGGAGGGCTATGTCTTCACCACCAAGACGGGCGAAATTTCAATTTACGCAACGGGTTTTAAAATCTTGTCAAAGTCGCTCCGCCCGCTTCCTATCGTAAAAGAGACCGTGGACGAGAGCGGCAAGGCAACCCTGCACGATGCCTTCACCGACCCCGAGCAGCGCTACCGCATGCGGTATGTGGACCTGGTGGTGAACCCACACGTAAAGGAGGCTTTTGTCAAGCGCACCAAGCTAGTCAATTCGATGCGCGAGTACCTGAATGGCAAGGGGTATTTGGAAGTGGAGACCCCCATCCTGCAGCCTTTGTATGGCGGGGCGGCCGCGCGGCCATTTAAAACGCACCACAACACGTTGGACATGACCTTGTACCTGCGTATCGCCAACGAGTTGTATTTAAAAAGGTTGATTGTCGGGGGCTTGGAGGGGGTGTACGAGTTCAGCAAGGATTTCCGCAACGAAGGAATGTCGCGCTTCCACAACCCCGAATTTACCCAGGTGGAATTGTATGTGGCCTATAAGGATTACAACTGGATGATGGACCTGGTGGAGGAAATGATAGAAAAAGTGGCCCTCGACCTGCACGGCACCACTAAGGTGAAAGTGGGGGACAATGAGATCGATTTTCAGCGTCCCTGGAAGCGGTTTACCATGTACGGGGCCATCCAACATTTTACCGGTATTGATATTTCGGAAATGACCGAGGAGGAGCTCAGGAAAACCTGCAAGGAGTTGAATGTAAAAGTGGACGAAAGCATGGGCAAAGGGAAGTTGATCGATGAAATTTTTGGGGAAAAATGCGAGCCAAACCTGATACAGCCCACCTACATCACCGATTACCCCATAGAAATGTCGCCCTTGGCCAAAAAACACCGGTCCAAGCCGGGCTTGGTCGAGCGCTTTGAGGCCATTTGCAACGGAAAGGAAATCTGCAATGCCTTCTCGGAATTGAATGATCCGTTGGACCAAAGGGCACGGTTTGAGGAACAATTGGAACTAGGCAAGAGGGGTGACGAGGAGGCGATGACCCTTGATGAGGATTATTTGCGCGCCCTGGAGTTTGGGATGCCCCCAACGGCCGGACTGGGCATTGGCATCGACAGGCTGGCCATGATCATGACCAACTCCACTTCCATACAGGATGTTATTTTCTTCCCGCAAATGAAGCCGGAGAAAAGGGCCGCCAATATTGCCCTGGAGTTGGGCGATGTGGGCATCAGGGAAGAACTGCTGCCCGTTTTTCAAAAGCTCTCCATTACCACCAAGGCCAAATTAAAGGAACAGAAAGCCACCAAGCTGTTTAATGACGTCTGCGGCATGCGAAAGAAAATGAAATTGGAAGGAGTGAAAAACCCCACGCTGGAGGAGGTGGAGGGGTGGCTGGCCAACCTTTAA
- a CDS encoding LPS-assembly protein LptD, whose translation MNFSLKAKHLETVPERVGKHFFFILSVLLFFSVTGFAQVENPVKAPALRLPTPSDTLPVDSARLLNKNDTLIAKTGAKPDTLMAPPPKSDIETTIFYSARDSINSSLERKIIKLYGNAKITYGAIQLEADEIIIDYENSTITARGQLDSLGHRVGYPVFKNGNEVYETRDIVYNFKSKKAKISEVVTQQGDGIVHGDVVYKNDKNELFTIGNAYTTCNLAHPHFRIVSHKAKAIPNDKIVTGPFYMELNDVPLPLGFAFGMFPAQRQSASGIIVPSYGEEVRRGFFLKNGGYYFDINDYVKATVTGDIYSKGSSALYINSMYRKRYAYNGSLSFSMTNNRLTQNIEDNQKIRDFRIAWSHSPQSKGTGRFSASVNAATSSFTNNNLLGINTNPNATSIDNSSRKLSSNVSYSKTFKGTPLSMGINMRHNQDLVTKRVDLPLPDISFNVNNIYPFKKSHKEVLENFVLRYTAKGTNQITNSLGPVGDVTDSIIPFNFDNLSTFLRNSRKAVRHEIPISTSIKALKHFTLSPQVSYSELWYFEKLNWGLDPAGEKAIVLDTIKQFNRISNYSTSISLNTRLYGMYISKNPNRKIKAIRHVVNPSISYSYQPDFTDPKFGYFQTFTTTNGTVIQKSRHEGARFIYGSSAQNRQSAMGLSIGNNLEMKVKNATDSAARKISLLNNLSISTSYNFAADSFRLSPISLSANTNVLNDKININMGASIDPYKYRIDSIGTSEKNLGQVYETKISKLKWGDGFNLGQVTSLNFSFSTNLSPKGKAKDADTRSKIAQSNISQSDKEYLLQNPDSYIDFSIPWNLRVNYNLGYSKRGRQPSTITQGVQFNGDLSLSEKWKITFNSGYDLKNKEFTLTSININRDLHCWQVSLGWTPFGNFQSYNFSIGVKSGMLRDLKLDRTRSFFDRR comes from the coding sequence GTGAATTTTTCACTAAAAGCTAAACACCTGGAAACCGTACCAGAACGCGTGGGAAAGCATTTTTTTTTCATTTTATCGGTCCTTTTGTTTTTTTCCGTTACCGGTTTTGCCCAAGTGGAAAACCCCGTTAAAGCCCCTGCGCTGCGCTTGCCCACCCCATCGGATACCCTGCCTGTGGACTCCGCAAGGCTATTGAACAAAAACGATACCTTAATTGCCAAGACCGGGGCGAAGCCGGACACGCTCATGGCCCCGCCACCCAAAAGCGATATTGAAACCACCATATTCTATTCTGCCCGGGACTCGATCAATTCCAGCCTGGAGAGGAAGATCATTAAGCTGTATGGCAACGCGAAAATCACCTATGGGGCAATACAACTGGAGGCAGACGAAATCATCATAGATTATGAAAATTCCACCATCACGGCACGGGGGCAACTGGATTCCCTGGGGCACCGTGTAGGCTACCCGGTATTCAAAAATGGGAATGAAGTATACGAAACCCGGGACATCGTATACAATTTCAAAAGCAAAAAAGCCAAAATATCGGAAGTGGTCACCCAACAGGGCGATGGCATCGTGCATGGTGACGTGGTGTACAAAAACGACAAAAACGAATTGTTCACCATAGGCAATGCCTACACTACCTGCAACCTTGCCCACCCCCACTTTAGGATTGTTTCGCACAAGGCAAAAGCCATCCCCAACGACAAAATAGTGACGGGGCCATTTTATATGGAACTGAACGATGTCCCCCTTCCCCTGGGCTTCGCCTTCGGCATGTTCCCGGCCCAACGGCAAAGTGCTTCGGGGATCATCGTGCCTTCTTATGGGGAAGAGGTAAGGCGGGGGTTCTTTTTGAAGAACGGGGGGTATTATTTTGACATCAATGATTATGTAAAAGCCACGGTCACCGGGGACATCTACAGCAAAGGGTCGTCTGCTTTGTACATCAATTCCATGTACCGGAAAAGGTATGCCTATAACGGCAGCCTCAGTTTTAGCATGACCAACAACCGGTTGACTCAAAATATCGAAGACAACCAAAAAATTAGGGATTTCCGTATTGCCTGGAGCCATTCCCCCCAATCGAAAGGGACAGGCCGGTTTTCCGCCTCCGTCAATGCCGCCACTTCAAGCTTTACCAACAATAACCTGCTGGGCATCAACACCAACCCCAATGCCACCAGCATTGACAACTCATCACGGAAGCTGAGCTCAAATGTTTCGTATTCCAAAACCTTCAAGGGCACACCGCTTTCGATGGGGATAAACATGAGGCACAACCAGGACCTTGTCACCAAAAGGGTAGACCTGCCCTTGCCCGACATCAGTTTCAACGTCAACAATATTTATCCATTTAAAAAATCACACAAAGAAGTACTGGAAAACTTCGTATTGAGGTACACGGCAAAAGGGACCAATCAAATCACCAATAGCCTGGGGCCGGTTGGGGATGTTACCGACAGCATCATTCCCTTTAATTTCGACAACCTGTCCACTTTTTTAAGGAATTCGAGAAAAGCGGTGCGCCATGAGATACCCATCAGCACCTCCATAAAAGCGCTGAAGCACTTCACGCTTTCCCCGCAGGTAAGCTACAGCGAATTGTGGTATTTCGAAAAACTCAACTGGGGGCTTGACCCTGCCGGGGAAAAGGCCATTGTGTTGGATACCATCAAGCAATTCAACAGGATTTCCAATTACTCCACCAGCATTTCTTTGAACACCCGGTTGTATGGGATGTACATCTCCAAAAACCCGAACAGGAAAATAAAGGCAATAAGGCACGTGGTCAATCCCAGCATTTCCTATAGCTACCAACCCGACTTTACCGACCCCAAGTTTGGGTACTTCCAAACCTTTACCACCACCAATGGCACGGTCATTCAAAAATCGAGGCATGAGGGCGCCCGGTTTATCTACGGAAGCTCGGCACAAAACAGGCAAAGCGCCATGGGCCTGAGCATTGGCAACAACCTTGAAATGAAAGTAAAAAATGCCACTGACTCTGCCGCCAGGAAAATTTCATTGCTGAACAACCTGTCCATATCAACAAGTTATAATTTTGCCGCAGACTCCTTCAGGTTGTCGCCTATTTCGTTAAGTGCCAACACCAACGTATTAAACGACAAGATCAACATCAACATGGGAGCCAGCATTGACCCCTACAAATACCGGATAGACAGCATAGGGACCTCGGAAAAAAACCTGGGGCAGGTTTATGAAACAAAGATCAGCAAGCTAAAATGGGGGGATGGGTTTAACCTGGGCCAGGTCACAAGCCTGAATTTTTCGTTCAGCACCAACCTCTCCCCAAAAGGAAAAGCAAAAGATGCCGATACGCGAAGTAAAATTGCCCAATCCAATATCTCGCAGAGCGACAAGGAATACCTGCTGCAAAACCCCGACAGCTATATCGACTTTAGCATCCCATGGAATTTGAGGGTGAACTATAACCTGGGGTACAGCAAGCGCGGAAGGCAACCTTCCACCATTACACAGGGAGTGCAGTTCAATGGCGACTTGTCGCTGTCGGAAAAGTGGAAGATCACCTTCAACTCAGGGTATGACCTGAAAAACAAAGAGTTTACGTTGACCTCCATCAACATCAACCGCGACCTCCATTGCTGGCAGGTAAGCCTGGGCTGGACGCCATTCGGGAATTTTCAATCGTACAATTTCTCCATTGGGGTAAAATCCGGTATGCTGCGGGACCTAAAACTGGACCGCACACGCTCCTTCTTTGACAGGCGATAG